The proteins below come from a single Gossypium raimondii isolate GPD5lz chromosome 2, ASM2569854v1, whole genome shotgun sequence genomic window:
- the LOC128034092 gene encoding uncharacterized mitochondrial protein AtMg00810-like: MKDLGVLKYFLGIEVMRSNKGIVLNQQKYALELLADLGLGEAKSVCTPLEQNQKLTLVEYDESVQTKVNGDDLIADVTVYQRLLGRLLYLTNTRPNIMFTIQHLSQFMHKPKKITFGGCFRVVRYIKKNPGQCILLSATSKLQLIAFCDSDWASCPMSRRSVTGLYVKIGESLISWKSKKQTTVSRSSAEAEYRSMTAVVAEVMWLNDSKVALQIAANPVFHERTKHIEIDCHFVQDKIKDGTIQMQHIGTTEQLVD; encoded by the exons ATGAAAGATTTAGGTGTGTTGAAGTATTTTCTTGGAATAGAGGTGATGAGATCGAACAAAGGGATTGTATTGAACCAACAAAAGTATGCTTTGGAGTTGTTAGCTGATCTGGGATTAGGGGAAGCGAAGTCAGTATGTACACCACTTGAGCAGAATCAAAAACTTACCTTGGTTGAATATGATGAGTCTGTGCAAACAAAGGTTAATGGAGATGATTTAATTGCGGATGTTACAGTGTATCAACGACTATTGGGAAGATTGTTATATCTGACCAATACGCGACCAAATATAATGTTTACAATTCAGCATTTGAGTCAGTTCAtgcataaaccaaaaaaaatcacatttggaGGCTGCTTCCGGGTGGTACGGTACATAAAGAAAAATCCTGGccaatgtattttattatctGCAACAAGCAAACTGCAACTAATTGCTTTTTGTGATTCTGACTGGGCTTCGTGCCCTATGTCTAGAAGGTCAGTGACTGGTTTGTATGTTAAAATTGGAGAGTCTCTTATTTCATGGAAATCAAAAAAACAAACCACAGTCTCTCGATCCTCAGCCGAAGCTGAATATAGAAGTATGACAGCAGTAGTAGCAGAGGTTATGTGGTTAAATG ATAGTAAGGTAGCACTGCAAATTGCAGCTAACCCTGTTTTTCATGAACGAACTAAGCATATAGAGATTGACTGTCATTTTGTACAAGATAAAATCAAGGATGGAACAATTCAGATGCAGCATATTGGAACGACTGAGCAACTTGTTGATTGA